ATTTTTACGAAAAAGTACAACCTACGGTGAGGTGAGGGTAACTATGAATGCTGAAGCGCCGTATTTATCCGAaggcaagaaaaataaaaataaaaataaaaataaattaagacaataaaaaaattaaaaatcattagTAAAATCAGACAAAAATGAGTTTATCGACCATCTAAACAATTCCtttactcttctctcttcttgctTCTATtggttttttttctctcttataTACATCATAATTCATATGACAATTatttaattactaaaatttaaatcaataatttcataattaattttcattataataaTATCGGATAtaaaaatccgttagtaaattttaaacaaattgataaatccattaaaaaatataaagggaTAATGTAGGTAAAAATGGGAGAAGCTTGGGAtaggaaaaaacaaaaaagatgaTAATGAAAAGGAAGAAATAGTGTGTGGTGGCAAAACTTGGAGGCCCATGATAAAGACACAATATGGTTCCTTTTGATttcaaaaacctttcctttttcttctcttctacTGCCCTCTTAGATCTACCTTTTCAAAGCTTCTCTCTCAAACAACCTTCACCTCaagttttcatttatttatttatccatagtatattaaatttattgtttattttttaaattataataatatataaattgactattataactctatttaattttatcttaattttttaaaaaaattaaaatattttttagtatttaataaaattgaatatatatttaaaataaaaataattgaaaaattaataaaaaattatattttttaatatgcataaaaaaaataaagtagataaaaattatggaaagtatatattttttactttctcTAAATATTGCTTAAAGTTTTCCACCTAATTAAAGagagatttaaaattaaaaaataaaagaaaataaaagaaatttttgtATGATAAAAGGTTGATTTCCCTGAAAGATAGACAGCTtcccaaaaaggaaaataaaatgaagTTCAAGTAAGCTTATATGCATGTCTGGTCAAGGGATAtatttaggggtgagcagtattcggtttaaatcgaaaaaattgactaaaccgaactgatttgaaaatttagtttgattttttatacattccggttcggttcagtttttaatttcaaaaatttcagttatttcggttcggttcgattttgattagaaaaaaatcgaaaaaatcgaaaaaaccgaaccgattagtgataataatatattttttcaataagatagagaaattaaatcatattaagattaaaatattttaattaaattttaaaatattaaaaataaagtgtaaaaaataaaaaaattattaaaaatcgaaaccgatcaaactaaactgaatcaaaccgaatcaaaccggttcggttcgattcggtttctgatcaaaatcggttcgattcggttttcataaacactaaaatttcaattttcggtttattcggttcggtttgattttgaaccaAAACGAATGCTCACCCTTAAATATATGTGAGAAATTTCCATTATTAAaatcttttttaataattttaaattattgtcctaatactattaaaataataattttataactattattaaaatattactgtctaaaatttaaaatataatagtgaaatttcttttaatattactGAGAAATTTTTACTTGGGACACacgctatgatatgtatgtgtaAGGTGCTTATGGTTTACTTATGAGCTTTTTTGCACTGACATAATTCACATGGAAAATAGAGGTTCTGATTCTTTGtactaagaaaaaaaaattcttaatcgTGTCATAGGATTCTCAATTCTCAGACAGACATGTCCCTCTTTCAAAGGTTGTTTGCTAATTGCTAGCTGGTTGTTGGGGTGCAATTCAAGCTACTGCTACTTCTCTTTTCAAGTTAATTAAGATTGGGagacttaaaaaaatatattcttttaataattattctgattaaatttaatatccttttaattactatttaaatttttctgCTATTtcaactaataaataaaataaatttttataaatttaaaaattatttaaatcaattttatatttatagtgaGTTGGCCTCTCTACCTCTTCAGGTAAGGAAATAAAGACTCTCTATCCTCACTTTCTGTGAGTTTTCTCCTCTCAACCAAGTTGggctattgaatttttttttttttttttaaagttgcaGTCTGTCTATACATTGAGAGTTGCTTGTGATGCTTTTCATTTGGGTATCCCATTTGCCCCGAGGTTTCTTGCATGAGTTAATTACTTCTTGTTTGCCGTTATTGAGTTGTGTTAAAGGTAGATTAGGATTAGTGCGATTAttggatttaaaattaaatcgaattgaataaattgaaaattaaaattttaatatttatacaaactgaaccgaattgattttgttcagaaattaaatcaaatcaaatcgatctgattcgattcgatttgatttaaatttttaataaattttttattttttattctttaattttaatattttaaaatttaattaaaatattttaattttgatataatttaatttttttatattattgaaaataatatgttattgtgattaatcggttcggttcgatttttttttaattaaaatcaaattaaactgaaataattaaaatttttgaaattaaaaattgaatcaaactgaaatatataaaaaaatttaaactaaaattttaaattaattcgattaaatcaatttttttgattttaacTAAATACCGTGCACGCAGAGTAAAACAACTTTATTTATCTGAATTATTAAGGTTTTGGCTGTTAACTTGCAAGAATCTGCTGTCattccattttttttaaaaaaaaaaaacttctttttataactaatatatatagaagggtgtttttattattagaaaaatgtGAAGTTGTCTTCAATAGAAACTAATATATTACCTAATTGTGGCTGTTTGAATTTGGATACCAGCTTGCAGAAACAAAGTCCTTTCCAGTTAAATGGGAGTACAACCTAATCCTAATGGGCGGAGCTCATGGGACGTTCATCATGGGCGGGCTCATAACTAATcttgtttaattaaaatttttttttttttactaaaacctattaaattatttataaattatttaaaatttaatttgataaaattttgattatttttacaaataaaaatcaaatttaaatttattaatatattaatttgaattcaaaatgAGTCAAACACGAGTTTAAATTACACtcgaaaatattttaacaaatcaaaattttagcatATTTCCACTTCACTCTCTCCTTTGCCAAATATTATAGGAGCTGCGTTCAATAATGTAAGGCTCATACCTTATTGGACTGCATAGGACAGCTCATAACAACCCTCAAGAGAAGTGTAATCTGATCCTTAGCTTCGATAGCTCCGTTTGGCGATGACCAAGTTCAAAGCCATTATCGAGCCATGTGGAAGAGATATGGACACCTTTATAGACCATGTCAACTTCCAATTCTATGCACATGATCAACGCACAACTGCTTCAAGACCCAAAGCTCCGACAACAATGGTGGTAAGATCTTGGTCCGCTTTACCAGAAAAGGATTCTTAATTTACAGCCTGCAATAGGCCTAAGAGTCAGAAGCAACTTCATGGGATCTTTGTTTGGTCTGCAGAGGATCACAGGCACTATAATTAGCAATGAACAATTGATGAGTCGTACATAGGTTGTCACAGCAAGCTGTATATTTGTCCATACATATATACTTGCTGTCCTGTACCATGAGGGTGACCTTCATTGCTTCTACTTGTGTGGTATATATCAAGAGAACAAAGTCTTTGTTGGCTTCCCATGCCTGTCCTTTTACAGAAACAAATTATTATATTGGATTTCATCCATAAAAGATGCAGTACACTCGCTGACTTGAAATGGCCGGCCTGTAGGAATCCTTGTGATTCTTGGAATATCAGCAAAGGTATCTGACTTTTGCATGGCTGCTGGGAAAAGAGCTGCTGCTCCTCAAAACGATAAGTGTTTTTTGCCGTTTGAGGCGGTTTTAACTATAGAGATGCCTTTTGCATGGCTGCAGATATAAATGTATATATGGTTGCATCGATCTCTCATCTACTGTGTATAGCTATAGAATCATGAAGCTCTGCAACTCCAACTTTCTGATCCTCTTTGTCACCCTATTATTCATTTTCTTCACCACTTGCCAAGGTTAGTGTATGCATGCCTTGCATATTACATTTCCATCTTCCATTTAGCTGTTTCTTGCACATTCTAATGATAATATGTTATAAGAAATGCCATAAATGCTTGAGCTTTTTATTTCAATCAAGTGAAACACACTTGTCTGCTATGTATTTCAAAATATGATCTATGAACTAACAAGCATCGGGACGAGTGAACGAGGTCGAGGGtccaattattattaataaaagaaatatttgattgttaaaattttaaaaaaaaattgatatataaGATTAACCTATTCAATAATTGGGTTCCACCATATATTTTAGTCTTGTTTGATATATACTAATTGTTCTAGTGGATAAGGAAGATAACTctcataaataatatttaattactcTAAATAGCAATTTGATAGTTAAATGTGTCTTGATTTACAGTGGATTGAGTCTTACGCAGTAAAAATTTGGATAGAAGGTAATAGTAAACTAATGGTATTTGATATTTCTAACAACTTCATTGGTTGATTGTAGGTGCCAATTCCAAGCTCTTCCGGGAGTACATTGGTGCAGAATCAGAGTCCATCAAGCTATCCCATGTGCCAATAAATTCTGATGTGGAATTCCATTTCATTATCTCATTTGCCATTGACTACACAAGCCTAGAAAATCCTTCACCCACAAATGGAAAATTCAATCCCTTTTGGGCATCCAGCCATGTCACCCCACAAGAAATTGCCTCAATAAAACACAAAAACCCTAATGTGAAGATTGCTGTGAGCTTAGGTGGAGACACTATTGGTCACAAGAAAGCATATTTTGCCCCAAAGTCTATAAACTCTTGGGTAAAAAATGCTATATCTTCACTAACTCATATGATAAAACATTATAACATAGATGGTATTGATATTGACTATGAACACTTCAgatcagatcctgatacattctCTGAATGCATCGGACGGCTGATAACTAGTCTAAAGCGAAGTGGGACCATATCATTTTCATCAATAGCACCCTATGATGATGATGGGGAGGTTCAAAGCCATTACTTGCAACTATGGAAGCAATATGGGAATGAAATTGATTATGTGAACTTCCAATTTTATGCATATGAAAGGATTAGTCCATCTCAATTTGTGAAGCATTTTAACAAACAAGCTGCTCATTATGGTGGGGGTCAGATCTTGGCTAGCTTCATTTCTGGTGGTGGCAGTGGAGGCTTGAGCCCTGATGAAGGATTCTTTGAAGCCTGTCAGGAGCTAAGGGAGCAAGAGAAGTTGGGGGGAATTTTTATTTGGAGTGCAGATGATTCCAAGAAGCATGGTTTTAAAGGTGAAAAGGAAGCTCAAGCCTTCTTAGCTGATTGATTTGGGATGTGATCAGCCCTTTTTTATGACAATAAAAAGATTGTTtctcataataaattttaaggaCAAGAAACAATCTCATCTCATAATAATACTTAAGGGTTTGTTtggtttaaataaattttacaaattCTATGTATTATGTCTTTAGTTTgtgaaagttttaaaattaaattccatAATCACTTATAACCAAAATATTCtgaatcaaatttaataaaattaagacaaaaaaaaaaattgtacttCCTTCCCTCCTCTCTATCCCATCTTTCTCTACCATTCTGCACTTAAATGATGAGATGAGATTGTGAAAAAAcccaaatttttattaattgaaacaTTTGATAACGGTTACCTTTCGgggataaatatatatacaaggGATACTGgtgaaaaaaatttcaaactttttacttttttgtaattttatcatAAACTATGACACATAATTTAATTGTACTCCCatcattaattatgttaaatttaacatttttatcacataaagattactaatatatatattaaactaACCCAGCATTAGTAAATTTAACATAAAGTTAATGTTAATGCTGTCTGCTCGgtaaatttaacataaatttttctatatctTCTCATCTtcataagtaaaaaaaaaaaaattccaatacGCACCCTAATCATTTGGACCAAAATTTGAATTGCAGATGCAACTGCAAGATCTGTCACATAATTTCATAAGAACAAATGCTGTAAAATGGAAGAATTAGCATTAAACTAACCGCACTTTACATTTTCGCCAATCAACATGAAATATTTGTAGGTGGAAGGGGCCTTGGTTATGCGTTCATCTGGTGTTTAAATTTTTTGGATTTCTTTTTGAAAGGTATAGGATTCAACAATCGCCTCAGAGGAAATACAAGAGGCTGGCTTAGTAACCTCTGCTTTGCCCTGGATTTCCCTGCATATATAATAAACAGGAATAAGTAGCGAGAGGAATAACAATAAAGATGATTCGAAAAAATAAGTATTCACAAGGATgatattataaagaaaaaagtTGGCAAGGCCCATGCAAAAGTCAAATCTCGTTATTGAAATACAGCTGTTTTAAGATTTCTGAATAAGGGTGGAAAATTTGAACAGAACAAATGAAGAAACAAGACCGGAAATGACACTGAAGTTACATGGTTGACACCAAAATTAAGTCATGGTTGAGTGAGGAACTCTAAAACTGAATTAACTTGAGAAACTGAAATGAACATTCGATCAATTAATTCAGGAAAGTTAGAGTTCAGTTACAAATACCATtactaaattgaaatatttcgtTAAGAAAAATAGAGATAACACAAAACTTTCAAGGTAAGTAGAGTTTGTATAACGTTAATGTAGTTTCTTACTCTCCTGatactaattattaattaaataggtATATTGACTATTTTcaggagaaaaaagaaaatttaaagaaaatgaatatGAAAGAATATCCTGAGACAAGAAACAGAGATAGGAATACAACTGAAATTACATACAAGTTGAAACCAAAGGGATTTCATGGATGAGTTATCAGAATATTAGTTGAACTAAAAGGAACTCAAAATACAAGCATTTGATCTTATAGAtcagaataattaaaattgattgacAAAATGCATTATCtgatttaaaatactttttcaGGAACAACATTTCAAATACTGATAGAAAAACATGGCTTTAAATTCTGAAACCACTAATGAACAGGTACCTGATGAAGATGGGAAGAGCACTTGATTATTAGTCTCAGCATCAATTTCTTCAAGCTTTTGTTCCTCCATTGCCACCTTGTCTGAGGGCATAAACTGTGGACCAGGAGAGTTATATTTAGCTTTCAAATCATTGTTGTGGCCAAGCTCTCCAACCTCTCGCTCTTCCATTGCCACCTCCTCTAGGGTCTCCTCTTTGATTCCCACCTCCTCTTGGGTCTCCATAACCTCTTGCTCTTCCATCGCCACCTCCTCTGTGGTCTCCCATTTTGCAACTGAAGGAGCCTCTTTAGTTTTCATACTACTAGAGACCAATGGAAATCGAACATGATCCGCACATGTAATAGTATCATTCTTTGATTCCTTGCAATATTGTCTTCcagaaatattttcaattacAGGTGTTTCTTCCTGATCAATTACACCCATCTGTGCTATGTTTTTATCCATCAAAACATCTTCTGCATCTAAAGTTGCATCAGAACCTTGTGAATTCATGCACTTTTTAATCTGAGGAGCTGGAAAATTTGCATTCTCCGATAAAGTTTCTATTCTTATAGCAGCAGGAACACAAGTATCAGTTAACTCAGCTTCTGCATCAGATCGCTGATGCATTATATCCTCACTTAGTACCATAGAATTTAATTCACAATCAGGGATGTCTTTTTGTGAAAGCAAATCATGCTTTTGAGTTACAAAGAAAGGAACTAATGCATCATTTCCATTCAAATCTTTTGGCTCTTCCTCAGTGGTGTTAGTAGAAGCTCCAATTTCCTCAAAAATAGTTGAATTTGTTCCAGCGTCATTTGGAAAACACAACTCTTGGGAACTTCCATAATCCAAGGTCTGATTCTTTGATGGAGAATTGAATAAAGCATTCCCCTCAGTTTCTGGAAGAAGTTCACGCCTGCCATATTTTCCAGACACTCCAGTTGCAGCAGATGGCACATCAACTGCCTTAGCAGTCAAAAACTTTTCAGAATGAGGTGGCATGTTGTCAATAAGTGAATCAAAATCAATGGCCTTAACAGAATTGGACACACCAATGGTGGCAGCAAAGGATTTTGCCATGTCCTCTAGTTGCAAATCTCCTTCACCACTTGAGATGGGATCCCACTTAAGCCAGTCCATAGAGAATGGTTCCTTCGCGCGAGATTTTTCATCAGGTGTTATCAATTCAACTCTAATAGCATCCTTGTAAAAGTGCTTTTTCCTTAAAGCATTAGCTATAAGGTTCCTGCAAGATACCCCGCACAGGGGTGGGTGAGGGACATCAGTTCATTGTACTTGTACAACTACAAGAATTCTAGCTTTTTGCAAATTGTTGTACCTACAGTTCTTGGAAATAGCTGCTTTAGCACGTTCAATGGAAAGCCCAAGCAAAGATGATAAATTTGCAACATCACATGGCCCTCTAAGTTCATTAACTGAAGGAGCAGCACTTGAGAAAATGAGATTCCTTCCTCGAGTCCATTCCACCAGTAACTGGAAGTCAGACAGGGTGTGGCTCAGATGACAAGAAGAAGAGGCATTGATAAGTTATACAAAGACGCTCATTTTTTTAGTTGCAAGTTAAACCCAGTAATACTGATAACTTTTTGTATTTCCAGACTCTTAACTAGAAAGCAAATTCACACTTGTCCAATTCCAAACACTGGTTCAGAGATTTTTTCTTGAGAAGCAGTCACTTCATCTTCGCAAAGAAATGCAAAAGAATAGAACAATAAATCACCAAAGACATTGCTCAAGAAGCACTAAGGACTTGCCTTCAAAGGAGTCCTTAAACCTTCTGAGAACATTATTTGTTGAGCTATTGTTATCACCCAGTTCAAGCAACTTGTGCAAATGAATAGTGAATACTTTGTTTATTGGTGATAAATTCCAGAGACCCTTTTCCAAAGTAAAGAAAGAAGTCTATAACCTAGCCAAAGGAAGAGATTTCAACAGTAATGAAAATGGCAGAGAGAACTCTAGCTCAGATCCTTGAAGTTGCCCCAACCACAAttgtaaatttttctaaaagcTCCGGTTATTTACACATAGTAGTGCAGTCTTACTCCATAACAACATAAGCTTTCAATAATCTCAACTTTCTTAATTTAACTGTTTTAGACAAGCTCTATACAGCAGTTACtccaaagaaaaaaataaaataaaaagaacctAAACCTATCAAGCTTTTGATGATGATTCCAGAAAACTGTTTAAAACAGTTTTAAACAGTAGCACTCGGTGAAAATCAAAGTTGAATAGTAAAATTTATAGCAATACTGATGCTCTCTTGACACTAATATTTAGTAAATTTCAATTTCCCAACAATAACATGCATGTCAAACCATGACTGGATGAGAGAAATTACAAATAGAAAAGTCTACCAAAAAAAGTTTAGCTTAGAATTCTTCACTTGCTTAATCCTCAAATTGTATGCTCTCATAACACTAACAATTAGTAGCTTTATTTTCCCAACAATAATATGCACATCAAACCATGATTCAACGAGAGAAATTACAAATAGAAAAGTCTACCAAAATTTTAGCTTAAATTCTTGGGTAAAATACTACTAAATCCCtgagtttttataaaatttactagtttgtccttatttcaaaatcactcaaTAAAACATCcctatgttttataaaattcaactcTTTAGTCcttctgttaaaaaaaaatcattagttgccttgaattatttatattatttagtccctatgattttaattatatatattatttagtccaGTAATTTTAAATATGCATACTATTTAAGTTGACTAACTGTTTAT
This sequence is a window from Manihot esculenta cultivar AM560-2 chromosome 4, M.esculenta_v8, whole genome shotgun sequence. Protein-coding genes within it:
- the LOC110612922 gene encoding chitinase 2; amino-acid sequence: MKLCNSNFLILFVTLLFIFFTTCQGANSKLFREYIGAESESIKLSHVPINSDVEFHFIISFAIDYTSLENPSPTNGKFNPFWASSHVTPQEIASIKHKNPNVKIAVSLGGDTIGHKKAYFAPKSINSWVKNAISSLTHMIKHYNIDGIDIDYEHFRSDPDTFSECIGRLITSLKRSGTISFSSIAPYDDDGEVQSHYLQLWKQYGNEIDYVNFQFYAYERISPSQFVKHFNKQAAHYGGGQILASFISGGGSGGLSPDEGFFEACQELREQEKLGGIFIWSADDSKKHGFKGEKEAQAFLAD
- the LOC110612845 gene encoding uncharacterized protein LOC110612845, yielding MGFFDLNIPYETSQSSKTTRIKVVIKAMELGYTGIAYNRTIKGVMSDRDRCSITPLSLASLLNVAPSLASSVNLHRELLGIPRSSPFRQYTRLTVSVDTPAQCQALNSGNPILKTYDLVAVRPLNQSAFDYACEKSEVNIIAIDFSEKLPFRMKLPMVKAAMERGVCFEITYSDLILDVQVRRQMISNAKLLVEWTRGRNLIFSSAAPSVNELRGPCDVANLSSLLGLSIERAKAAISKNCRNLIANALRKKHFYKDAIRVELITPDEKSRAKEPFSMDWLKWDPISSGEGDLQLEDMAKSFAATIGVSNSVKAIDFDSLIDNMPPHSEKFLTAKAVDVPSAATGVSGKYGRRELLPETEGNALFNSPSKNQTLDYGSSQELCFPNDAGTNSTIFEEIGASTNTTEEEPKDLNGNDALVPFFVTQKHDLLSQKDIPDCELNSMVLSEDIMHQRSDAEAELTDTCVPAAIRIETLSENANFPAPQIKKCMNSQGSDATLDAEDVLMDKNIAQMGVIDQEETPVIENISGRQYCKESKNDTITCADHVRFPLVSSSMKTKEAPSVAKWETTEEVAMEEQEVMETQEEVGIKEETLEEVAMEEREVGELGHNNDLKAKYNSPGPQFMPSDKVAMEEQKLEEIDAETNNQVLFPSSSGKSRAKQRLLSQPLVFPLRRLLNPIPFKKKSKKFKHQMNA